In Deltaproteobacteria bacterium, the following proteins share a genomic window:
- a CDS encoding DUF547 domain-containing protein: MTVVRPALFMAMLLWATPARAADLDHTAWDRLLKAHVSAGRVNYAALAAGGRAELSAYLQAVARADPARMGRAAELAFYLNAYNALVVGQVVARWPKVVSVKELPGFFDRHTHVVGGRTLTLNELENAVLRPRFRDPRIHFALVCAARSCPPLASEAFRGATVERALERLTRAFLRSPAGVVLTPTEVRLSRLFDWYASDFGGAGKVLAFVARYHPAGSALLVPRRRVTFLAYDWALNGR, encoded by the coding sequence ATGACCGTCGTCCGGCCCGCCCTCTTCATGGCCATGCTCCTCTGGGCGACGCCCGCCCGAGCTGCGGACCTCGACCACACGGCGTGGGATCGCCTGCTGAAGGCCCACGTCAGCGCCGGACGGGTGAACTACGCGGCGCTCGCCGCCGGCGGACGCGCCGAGCTCTCGGCGTACCTCCAGGCCGTCGCCCGTGCCGACCCTGCGCGCATGGGCCGCGCGGCCGAGCTGGCCTTCTACCTGAACGCCTACAACGCCCTCGTGGTCGGCCAGGTCGTGGCGCGCTGGCCCAAGGTCGTCAGCGTGAAGGAGCTCCCGGGCTTCTTCGACCGCCACACGCACGTCGTGGGCGGGCGAACGCTGACCCTCAACGAGCTCGAGAACGCGGTGCTCAGGCCGCGCTTCCGGGACCCGCGGATCCACTTTGCGCTGGTGTGCGCGGCGCGAAGCTGCCCCCCCCTCGCGTCGGAGGCCTTCCGTGGAGCGACGGTCGAGCGCGCCCTCGAGCGGCTCACCCGGGCCTTCCTGCGGAGCCCTGCCGGCGTGGTGCTGACACCGACGGAGGTCCGGCTCTCGCGCCTCTTCGACTGGTACGCCTCGGACTTCGGCGGCGCGGGAAAGGTGTTGGCCTTCGTCGCGCGCTACCATCCCGCGGGGAGCGCGCTGCTCGTGCCGCGCCGTCGGGTGACCTTCCTGGCCTACGATTGGGCCCTGAACGGCAGGTAG